The following proteins come from a genomic window of Leishmania major strain Friedlin complete genome, chromosome 3:
- a CDS encoding hypothetical protein (previous protein_id=AAM68985.1) encodes MSSPYSPPTAAVTDNSQDDAFLEKDLALLMAALRLNNSDDWAGKPQQETFRVYETVPPAVTPQPSSCSADVGDAARGSSPHNSDKSDASSDSLNALMADYVHAVRALHAFDARTAADGIRESVTAEAGHTGGGVVDAEAEATTPCKAAADDGSCSAANTKCADAAAPVDMAEPLAVLDPLPCLTIDAQGEES; translated from the coding sequence ATGTCGTCACCGTACTCGCCGCCGACAGCTGCCGTCACGGACAACTCGCAAGACGATGCCTTTCTCGAGAAGGACCTGGCACTActgatggcggcgctgcggctcaACAACAGCGATGACTGGGCTGGAAAGCCGCAGCAGGAGACATTCCGTGTGTACGAGACGGTGCCGCCTGCGGTTACGCCCCAGCcttcctcctgcagcgcggaTGTGGGTGACGCAGCACGAGGCTCATCGCCGCACAACTCTGATAAGAGCGATGCCAGCAGCGACTCTCTAAACGCCCTCATGGCTGACTACGTGCATGCGGTGCGGGCCCTGCATGCCTTCGATGCACGAACGGCAGCCGACGGCATCCGTGAGAGCGTCACTGCAGAGGCAGGTCACACGGGAGGTGGAGTGgtggacgcggaggcggaaGCAACGACGCCTTGTAAGGCAGCAGCCGATGATggcagctgctcggcagccaACACCAAATGCGCTGATGCGGCCGCACCGGTCGACATGGCAGagccgctggcggtgctggatCCCCTGCCATGTCTAACGATAGATGCacaaggagaagagagcTGA
- a CDS encoding conserved hypothetical protein (previous protein_id=AAM68982.1), protein MPYYPSGEGRESYITGIRPGGRYGAVHDVEKRRDNLPDNVFHYIKEAVQREERLRCNEEEERARIRLEMFAKKPGQHRGSGATLAAAASGGAEQSVAISQLECETLTRERRAALQELYQRERKEWEIQLGARGLATHRT, encoded by the coding sequence ATGCCGTACTACCCCTCCGGGGAGGGCCGTGAGTCGTACATCACGGGCATCCGCCCTGGTGGTCGGTACGGCGCTGTGCACGACGTGGAGAAACGCCGCGACAACCTGCCGGACAACGTCTTCCACTACATCAAGGAGGCCGTGCAGCgtgaggagcggctgcgctgcaacgaagaagaggagcGTGCCCGCATTCGCTTAGAGATGTTTGCCAAGAAGCCCGGCCAGCATCGCGGCAGTGGTGCCACgctcgcagccgcggccagcggtggtgctgaGCAGTCCGTGGCGATTTCGCAGCTGGAGTGTGAGACGCTGACTCGCGAGCGGCGTGCCGCCTTGCAGGAACTCTACCAGCGCGAGCGCAAGGAGTGGGAGATACAGCTTGGCGCACGCGGACTCGCCACTCATCGCACGTAG
- a CDS encoding conserved hypothetical protein (previous protein_id=AAM68983.1) yields MTAPASHYTFANLKKLGLCAPQVALSRQPRLRPHVGHLNGLVYPLPYYAMWRGNHDKYTYNQATPARWGEGNTNTMYHQHYAHAKCPTDYGRGGREFQFLSVKRGKLKRKPLPTVQYVDPNSKPQWVFKSWHNPLSAPSMWEREVQYPEHTPAHTGAKRPLAVVAPKTSHKHLFLMHMEKVTVTVSPLLFGYGHTLQKAALDFYRRGLSARSPFPSDKMFLYYSIDHITPKIEVTWLDGSVYVPPLIEGVKAQDLIQMVMEQAWLAADRMSAEGRVLNPIAIDDYKWEQLIAFKQKRAKGAEAAKGGAKKK; encoded by the coding sequence ATGACCGCACCAGCGTCGCACTATACCTTTGCGAATCTCAAGAAGCTGGGGCTCTGTGCCCCGCAGGTGGCCCTTTCCCGCCAGCCCCGGCTCCGCCCGCATGTCGGCCACTTGAATGGCCTGGTGTACCCGCTGCCGTACTACGCCATGTGGCGCGGCAACCATGACAAGTACACGTACAACCAGGCAACACCGGCGCGCTGGGGTGAGGGGAATACGAACACCATGTACCATCAGCACTACGCCCACGCCAAGTGCCCCACCGACtacggccgcggcggccgcgagTTTCAGTTTCTCTCCGTGAAGCGAGGCAAGCTGAAGCGCAAGCCGTTGCCGACGGTGCAGTACGTCGACCCGAACTCAAAGCCGCAGTGGGTCTTCAAATCGTGGCACAACCCGCTCTCGGCGCCGAGCATGTGGGAAAGGGAGGTCCAGTACCCGGAGcacacgccggcgcacacgGGTGCTAAGCGGCCGCTTGCCGTGGTGGCGCCCAAGACGAGTCACAAGCATCTCTTCCTCATGCACATGGAGAAGGTGACTGTGAcggtgtcgccgctgctcttcggCTACGGGCATACCCTGCAGAAGGCCGCCCTCGACTTTTACCGCCGCGGCCTCAGCGCCCGCTCGCCTTTCCCGAGCGACAAGATGTTCCTCTACTACTCCATCGACCACATAACCCCGAAGATCGAGGTGACGTGGCTGGACGGCAGCGTCTACGTACCGCCGCTGATCGAGGGCGTCAAGGCGCAGGACTTGATTCAGATGGTGATGGAGCAGGCGTGGCTGGCAGCGGACCGTATGAGCGCTGAGGGCCGCGTGCTGAACCCGATCGCGATCGACGACTATAAGTGGGAGCAGCTGATCGCCTTTAAGCAGAAGCGGGCGAAaggtgcggaggcggcaaaGGGCGGCGCGAAGAAGAAGTGA
- a CDS encoding putative acetyltransferase (previous protein_id=AAM68981.2): MSVPYEEKAFPPLKGLHIRPMNDSRLCERIKVLDDYCFPVKYTESYYNDYVRNSFHEFNQLAFYHDILVGSITCRLEKTATDGEHVLYIMTIGVLEAYRHLRIGSRLLQTVLSAVHNDTRNRIVAVTLHVQVGSPALKLYRQFNFEEVQLVENYYTDLDECNAILLRRVVPQPHFEHHKKFK; encoded by the coding sequence ATGTCGGTGCCGTACGAGGAGAAGGCGTTTCCCCCGCTGAAGGGCCTGCACATCCGTCCCATGAACGACTCGCGCCTGTGCGAGCGTATCAAGGTGCTGGACGACTACTGCTTTCCGGTGAAGTACACAGAGAGCTACTACAACGATTACGTCCGCAACAGCTTTCACGAGTTCAACCAGCTCGCCTTCTACCACGACATCCTTGTCGGCTCCATCACGTGCCGCCTAGAGAAAACGGCCACGGATGGCGAGCACGTCCTCTACATCATGACCATTGGAGTTCTGGAGGCGTACCGCCATCTTCGCATCGGCTCccggctgctgcagacggTTTTGTCGGCCGTGCACAACGACACCCGCAACCGCATCGTGGCGGTCACGCTGCACGTCCAGGTCGGATCGCCAGCGCTGAAGCTCTACCGCCAGTTCAACTttgaggaggtgcagctggtGGAGAACTACTACACCGACCTCGACGAGTGCAACGCCattctgctgcgccgcgtcgtgccgcagccgcacttCGAGCATCACAAGAAATTCAAGTAA
- a CDS encoding conserved hypothetical protein (previous protein_id=AAM68986.2): MSSSKDALSLLNRVEAPAGMMQPHSQTRAFYCCDDEDKEGTDELLGELLFGADGRRGTDLSSTRCPPPAAPPASLDIAAPASAAATGSGAELPRLRYSRPPPHLTQTTLDLGHAEPTMATRCLLCRMLYSPENDEDAALHRRFCRGGRLRRRDRGPYDAPSSFTGACRSRRARTETAASPLASLSSPAAVAVHMLEELNGAGLGHSPSPLVANTTATVRRGGPRRRESGARGVAKATYTATDTLNTAADATVSLCTCVLRPRSSSSSSPHLSSPLAVFRISLNACGVADSKGGCTALRLLELLDFTPVVLRAAAERDVAPQTASSSVLCGNVPVVPSVRDSAASTVHVVCVVDTVLRLLLCAVVGEPRSREQDPELCVERRADGATVCSTRRNFTHGDVAGLWVLSPAELSAAQTAWEKSTAAPFASTRQALEVFFGTRAGGGAPSSAQSHAAHVTEKAHERCQQAAGVALHALAQYLVYGSSLCPSRQLSYSQAALAAAERMGAGFMEQCLAVASSCYLAGATPTPREDVGELQPLYIHGDSDDGGSDSDDANEDAKGVIGE; the protein is encoded by the coding sequence atgagcagcagcaaggaCGCCCTCTCCCTGCTCAACCGTGTCGAGGCACCCGCAGGTATGATGCAGCCGCACAGCCAGACGAGGGCGTTCTACTgctgcgacgacgaggatAAGGAAGGGACGGACGAGCTGCTCGGCGAGCTTCTCTTCGGCGCCGATGGAAGACGGGGTACTGATCTGTCTTCCACGCgttgccctcctcctgcggCGCCACCTGCCTCACTGGACATTGCCGCAcctgcgtctgctgctgccacgggATCTGGTGCCGAGCTGCCACGCCTGCGCTACAGtcgcccgccgccgcacctTACGCAGACAACCTTGGATCTCGGCCACGCGGAGCCGACGATGGCCACGCGTTGCCTGCTTTGCCGCATGTTGTACAGTCCCGAGAACGACGAGGATGCcgcgctgcaccggcgcTTCTGCCGAGGAGGGCGGCTTCGTCGCCGCGACCGGGGCCCATACGATGCGCCGTCATCCTTCACGGGTGCCTGCCGCTCGCGACGCGCTCGGACGGAAACCGCAGCGAGTCCGTTGGCGTCCCTGTCAAGcccggcagcggtggcagtgcacatgctggaggagctgaatGGTGCAGGCTTGGGACACTCACCCAGCCCTTTGGTAGCGAACACCACAGCGACGGTACGACGAGGTGgtccgcgccgtcgcgagAGTGGGGCTCGCGGGGTTGCCAAGGCAACCTATACGGCGACCGACACGCTGAATACGGCGGCAGATGCCACAGTCTCtttgtgcacgtgtgtcctccgccctcgctcgtcgtcgtcctcgtcgcccCACCTCTCCTCACCGCTGGCGGTGTTTCGCATCTCTCTCAACGCGTGTGGTGTGGCGGACAGCAAAGGAGGCTGCACGGCGCTCAGGCTATTGGAGCTGCTAGACTTCACCCCAGTTGtactgcgcgccgccgccgagcgtGATGTTGCCCCGCAGACGGCATCATCGTCCGTCTTGTGCGGAAACGTCCCTGTTGTGCCGTCGGTGAGGGACAGCGCCGCGTCGACTGTTCATGTGGTGTGCGTGGTAGACAccgtgctgcggctgctgctgtgcgccgTGGTTGGGGAGCCGCGGAGCCGGGAGCAAGATCCAGAGCTGTGCGTGGAGCGGCGCGCTGACGGGGCAACGGTGTGCAGCACACGTCGGAACTTCACGCACGGCGACGTAGCGGGACTGTGGGTGCTCTCCCCTGCCGAGCTCAGCGCCGCGCAGACAGCGTGGGAGAAgagcaccgcagcaccgtTTGCATCGACCCGTCAGGCGCTGGAGGTTTTTTTTGGTACGCgcgcaggcggtggtgctccATCCTCGGCGCAATCACACGCCGCTCACGTCACTGAGAAGGCCCACGAGCGCTGTCAACAGGCTGCTGGGGTCGCACTACATGCGCTGGCCCAATACCTCGTGTACGGCAGCAGTCTGTGCCCTTCGCGGCAACTCTCCTATTCACAGGCCGCcctcgcagcggcggagcgcATGGGCGCTGGCTTTATGGAGCAGTGCTTGGCAGTCGCTTCCTCCTGCTACCTCGCCGGTGCCACGCCTACACCACGCGAAGACGTGGgagagctgcagccgctgtaCATacacggcgacagcgacgatggcggcagcgacagtgATGACGCCAACGAAGATGCCAAGGGGGTCATCGGTGAATGA
- the ABCF1 gene encoding putative ATP-binding cassette protein subfamily F member 1 (previous protein_id=AAM68984.1), with translation MDLVQLQRILSTHDERVVKVFVNHIPEVGLRKIDDCVLEYMLKMLEGQTSSESYLPEEIIEETMKLYFREFDVFSDSEEKLNKSTAAICQQMLKEGITKKPSEESSRLASAVNIGRQYEESLKRATMIKSVGKVTTANTNEDWTWETKRSAAKDMRKKRREDEKKAILAEEYEAFLRKRGISNTTAVTKIHHKGEGTNYSTDIRCEAIHIQLGKQVLLDDTDLVLLTGHKYGLIGRNGAGKTTLLRALAERELEGVSPFMQILHVEQEIVAGAETPLEVLLATDVERAQLLHEEQELLKQNDTEANTRLNEVYARLDAIDAHSAEARAATILHGLSFTQDMMTSPTKQLSGGWRMRVALARALFVEPDVLLLDEPTNHLDLFAVLWLEQFLRDWQKTLIVVSHSRTFLNNVCSEIIHLIGHHLHYYNGNYDQFEITRVEQERQQKKQHAAQEKQRAHIQAFIDKFRYNANRAKMAQSRIKALERMEMVADVVTDPQFAFTFPDAEPVSGSFIEMVDCEFGYKPGVSLFKDVNMGIDESSRIVLVGANGVGKSTFMNVCTGALEPRSGTVVRNKKIRVAHFAQHNMESLTPQLSSLEFLRSKFPHMEDQQLRAHLGSMGLSGERALQPIYTLSGGQKSRLVLAWITFQKPHLLLLDEPTNHLDIDTVNALIEALLAYNGGLLVISHDEYFITSLCDDIFVCEDNTVKKFDGDFAEYRKHVVKMMK, from the coding sequence atggacttggtgcagctgcagcgaatCCTCAGCACGCACGATGAGCGTGTGGTGAAAGTCTTTGTGAACCACATCCCGGAAGTGGGGCTGCGCAAGATCGACGACTGCGTCCTCGAGTACATGCTCAAGATGCTGGAGGGGCAGACCTCGTCGGAGTCGTACCTGCCAGAGGAGATCATCGAGGAGACGATGAAGCTGTACTTTCGCGAGTTCGACGTTTTCAGCGACTCCGAGGAAAAGCTAAACAAGAGCACCGCGGCCATCTGTCAGCAGATGCTCAAGGAAGGGATCACGAAGAAGCCAAGCGAGGAGTCGAGCCggctcgccagcgccgtcaaCATCGGCCGCCAGTACGAGGAGAGTCTGAAGCGGGCCACAATGATCAAGAGTGTCGGCAAGGTCACGACGGCGAACACGAACGAGGACTGGACGTGGGAGAcgaagcgcagcgcagccaaGGACATGCGCAAGAAGCGCAGGGAGGATGAGAAGAAGGCGATACTCGCTGAGGAATACGAGGCGTTCCTGCGCAAGCGCGGCATCTCCAACACGACAGCCGTGACTAAGATTCATCACAAGGGCGAGGGCACAAACTACAGCACCGACATCCGCTGCGAGGCCATTCATATACAGCTCGGGAAGCAGGTGCTACTGGACGACACGGACCTCGTGCTGCTGACGGGGCACAAGTACGGCCTCATCGGTCGCAACGGCGCGGGTAAGACGACACTGCTGCGTGCCCTGGCAGAGCGCGAGCTGGAGGGTGTGAGTCCGTTCATGCAGATTCTGCACGTAGAGCAGGAAATCGTCGCGGGGGCAGAGACGCCGCTGGAGGTTCTGCTGGCCACCGATGTCGAGcgggcgcagctgctgcacgaggagcaggagctgctgaagcagaaCGACACGGAGGCCAACACGCGGCTGAACGAGGTGTACGCTCGACTGGACGCAATCGACGCCCACAGcgccgaggcgcgcgcggccACCATCCTGCATGGCTTGAGCTTCACGCAGGATATGATGACCTCGCCGACGAAGCAGCTCTCCGGTGGTTGGCGCATGCGTGTGGCGCTAGCACGCGCTCTCTTCGTCGAGCccgacgtgctgctgctggatgAGCCGACGAACCACCTCGATCTGTTCGCCGTGCTCTGGCTGGAGCAGTTCCTGCGGGACTGGCAAAAGACGCTCATCGTCGTCTCCCACTCCCGCACCTTTCTCAACAACGTCTGCTCTGAGATCATCCACCTCATCGGCCACCATCTGCACTACTACAACGGCAACTATGACCAGTTCGAGATCACGCGCgtggagcaggagcggcagcagaagaagcagcacgccgcccaggagaagcagcgggcGCACATTCAGGCCTTCATCGACAAGTTTCGCTACAACGCGAACCGGGCCAAGATGGCGCAGTCGCGGATCAAGGCGCTTGAGCGGATGGAGATGGTGGCCGACGTCGTCACCGACCCGCAGTTCGCCTTCACCTTTCCGGATGCCGAGCCGGTGTCTGGCAGCTTCATCGAGATGGTGGACTGCGAGTTCGGCTACAAGCCCGGCGTTAGCCTCTTCAAGGACGTGAACATGGGCATCGACGAGAGCTCGCGCATCGTTCTCGTCGGCGCGAACGGCGTCGGTAAGTCGACCTTCATGAACGTGTGCACCGGCGCTCTTGAGCCGCGCAGTGGTACGGTGGTGCGGAACAAGAAGATCCGTGTCGCCCACTTTGCGCAGCACAACATGGAGAGCCTCACCCCGCAGCTGTCCTCCCTCGAGTTCCTGCGCTCCAAGTTCCCGCACATGGAGGATCAGCAACTGCGTGCGCACCTCGGCAGTATGGGCCTATCAggcgagcgcgcgctgcagccgatCTACACCCTCTCCGGTGGTCAGAAATCGCGTCTCGTGCTCGCCTGGATCACGTTTCAGAAgccgcacctgctgctgctcgatgAGCCGACGAACCACCTCGATATCGACACGGTGAACGCCCTCATCGAGGCGCTTCTAGCGTACAACGGCGGGCTGCTGGTCATCTCACACGACGAGTACTTCATTACGTCCCTGTGCGATGACATCTTTGTGTGCGAAGACAACACCGTGAAGAAGTTTGATGGCGACTTCGCGGAGTACCGCAAGCACGTCGTGAAGATGATGAAGTGA
- a CDS encoding putative U2 splicing auxiliary factor (previous protein_id=AAM68987.1), which translates to MTAHVDRCVFFSKMGACRHGDQCTKLHYRPDTSPTVLFPLMYPNPHAIEHIKDREWNFELDKKYLKKHFEHFYKEVWRTFMEFGRIAELRVVSNLGDHLLGNVYIRFEDPQVATRIVKELRGKKLNDIIVLPELSPVTNFAEACCKEDLENRCQRGEQCNYLHIMKVSRRLLEKLEKEQSKYWKKKERRHEHSSSDRKRSRSRSPADTRW; encoded by the coding sequence ATGACGGCCCACGTTGATCGCTGCGTCTTCTTCTCCAAGATGGGCGCGTGCCGGCATGGCGATCAGTGCACGAAGTTGCACTACCGTCCTGACACATCGCCAACGGTGTTGTTCCCTCTGATGTACCCAAACCCGCACGCCATTGAGCACATCAAGGACCGCGAGTGGAATTTCGAGCTGGACAAGAAGTATTTGAAGAAGCACTTCGAGCACTTCTACAAGGAGGTGTGGCGCACCTTCATGGAGTTCGGCCGCATTGCTGAGCTGCGCGTCGTGAGCAACCTCGGCGATCACCTCCTGGGCAACGTGTACATCCGCTTCGAGGACCCGCAGGTCGCCACGCGCATcgtgaaggagctgcgcggcaAGAAACTGAACGACATCATTGTGCTGCCTGAGTTGTCGCCAGTCACGAACTTCGCCGAGGCGTGCTGCAAGGAGGATCTCGAGAACCGTTGCCAGCGCGGTGAACAGTGCAACTATCTCCACATCATGAAGGTgtcgcgccgcctcctcgagaagctggagaaggagcagtCGAAGTACTggaagaaaaaagagaggcGCCACGAGCAtagcagcagcgaccggAAGCGTAGTCGTTCGCGGTCGCCTGCTGACACGCGCTGGTAG
- a CDS encoding conserved hypothetical protein (previous protein_id=AAM68980.1) has product MSVTASSSRGSGGSEEVEVCGRGRGIRCIDLPAVFSTPQECEMLAVITAFDLSRNELQELTSLQPLRSLTRLNASYNRISLVDGLPLSLTQLNLAHNKLEHLDCVSQLVHLRELDVSFNRLTSLVGLHSRVPLEVLRADDNRIDRTSGLKELRSLRMASLSNNYVEDVDELLFVSTTPSLQLLNLVGNPVTRARRYRQTLAELQPSLVSLDGAPLTRAADYENAAQTYRVSSTAVPPAAAHTPLPLATPKMATTRSQRALAQGRHDSAREPLATVKAPATLSAGVMSVCSSVSGSPSRRGRCGGAAQSVAANASIGVSSITLDNSPNERPRGQPPQPVRRATANPTTAHPHQPAMAVSRGALSGPRSACAEPCHNHSAAAEPPQHPRGSPARAEERTEDANDTDGDVPPVVEDSCRGCRVVDASVRTPEQAHRQVGYASLHATPATGGAAERLRSGGRVRPFPSPASPQRCAASQQDLDSTTAQLHDSLVAKEQLEKECQTLRRACKRAEGQLAEARRVISQQLAELSQLRLERDALRESEGTILERLEKEKRSGRTRASHHSDEVATLQTQYERMKTFYETQLADTRRELAAERARLLRLSNNGSCGERAAAATDRVDVAERGQRSPLADEGQRAVAPAENGTSELPAAASANPLRSLSPASRSASSSPPKTRDHGPGGAAPSIDAVAQQLTSWLYASLTGDGHAAEGDEGVVATAVVSELRRSLLRDPSASTARAHADQASQPQESADAAKDSVGTTATAVRRILETFISEHIGQLAGPPQQIVDRSAPVQSPTVAAAAVDAPTPVDAGGSAPSQAREAVKHIEAGEPAVACLLPSRLPSSPRCSSAVPTHISVDKDDDDDADTDAELTVVISPPASCAVAGIDQSVAVAALPAPPRLPASAHNKRVNAAKAFLKGMESLLDS; this is encoded by the coding sequence ATGTCAGTGACcgcaagcagcagccggGGCTCTGGTGGGTCGGAGGAGGTCGAAGTCTGCGGTCGCGGCCGTGGCATTCGATGCATTGACCTGCCCGCCGTCTTTTCTACTCCCCAAGAGTGTGAGATGCTCGCTGTTATTACCGCCTTTGACCTTTCTCGAAATGAACTGCAGGAGCTGACAagcctgcagccgctccgctCCCTCACTCGCCTCAACGCGAGCTACAATCGCATTTCTCTTGTCGACGGGCTGCCGCTGAGCTTGACGCAGCTGAACCTCGCGCACAACAAACTCGAACACCTCGACTGTGTCAGCCAACTCGTGCACCTACGGGAGTTGGATGTGAGCTTCAATCGGCTCACGAGTCTCGTCGGTCTGCACTCGCGCGTTCCCCTGGAAgtgctgcgcgccgacgACAACCGCATCGACCGCACAAGTGGcctgaaggagctgcgctCGTTGCGTATGGCATCCTTGAGCAACAACTACGTTGAAGACGTGGATGAGTTGTTGTTTGTCTCCACCACGCCgtccctgcagctgctgaacTTGGTGGGCAACCCGGTCACTCGTGCACGGCGGTATCGGCAAACcctggcggagctgcagccgtCTCTCGTTTCGCTGGATGGTGCGCCCCTGACGCGCGCCGCGGACTACGAGAACGCCGCGCAGACATATCGGGTAAGCAGCACTGCTGTCCCCccggctgcagcacacacacctctgcCGTTGGCGACGCCGAAGATGGCAACGACAAGGTCGCAGCGCGCACTCGCTCAAGGTCGGCACGACTCGGCGAGGGAACCGCTCGCGACCGTGAAGGCGCCGGCGACACTCTCTGCAGGAGTAATgagcgtgtgcagcagcgtcagcggctcgccgtcgcgccgaggtcgctgcggcggcgccgcacagTCAGTCGCTGCGAACGCATCTATCGGTGTCTCATCGATTACTCTTGACAACTCCCCCAACGAGCGTCCTCGCggacagccgccgcagccggtAAGGCGAGCCACGGCAAATCCTACAACCGCACACCCTCATCAACCCGCGATGGCGGTGTCGCGTGGCGCACTGTCGGGGCCTAGAAGCGCTTGCGCAGAGCCGTGCCACAATCactcagcggcagcagagccaccgcagcacccTCGTGGATCACCTGCCCGTGCGGAGGAGCGCACTGAGGACGCGAATGACACCGACGGTGATGTGCCGCCTGTAGTGGAGGACTCTTGTCGTGGTTGCCGGGTGGTGGACGCCTCTGTGCGCACTCCAGAGCAGGCCCATCGGCAAGTCGGGTATGCCTCTCTGCACGCCACCCCCGCcacaggcggtgcagccgaaCGCCTCCGCAGCGGTGGGCGAGTCCGTCCCTTCCCCTCGCCTGcctcgccgcagcgctgtgcgGCATCGCAGCAGGACTTGgactccaccaccgcccagCTACATGACAGCCTCGTGGCGAAGGAACAGCTAGAGAAGGAGTGTCAGACGCTTCGGCGGGCGTGCAAGCGCGCGGAGGGACAGCTGGCTGAGGCGCGGCGCGTAAtctcgcagcagctggcggagctgtcgcagctgcgactCGAGCGCGACGCCctgcgagagagcgagggaacCATACTCGAGCGTCTtgagaaagagaagcgaTCGGGTCGCACGCGCGCTTCGCACCACAGCGACGAAGTGGCAACGCTACAGACACAGTACGAGCGCATGAAGACCTTCTACGAAACACAGCTCGCCGACACACGGcgcgagctggcggcggagcgggccCGTCTTCTGCGGCTCAGCAACAATggcagctgcggcgagcgggcagcggcggccacggaCCGTGTTGATGTGGCAGAGAGAGGCCAAAGGTCGCCCTTGGCTGACGAGGGACAGCGTGCGGTAGCACCAGCAGAGAATGGGACGAGCGAActccctgcagctgcctctgCGAATCCCTTGCGCTCTCTGTCGCCAGCGTCTCGCTCTGCTTCTTCGTCGCCTCCCAAGACGAGGGATCATGGACCCGGCGGTGCGGCCCCGTCGATAGACGCtgtagcgcagcagctcacctCGTGGTTGTACGCGAGTCTCACAGGCGACGGGCACGCAGCTGAGGGCGACGAAGGCGTGGTTGCCACTGCTGTTGTGAGCGAGCTGCGCCGATCTCTTCTTCGCGATCCGTCTGCATCGACGGCGCGGGCACATGCGGATCaggcgtcgcagccgcaggaATCGGCGGATGCTGCCAAGGACAGCGTGGGAACGACAGCCACGGCTGTGCGGCGTATCCTTGAGACGTTTATTTCCGAACACATCGGTCAGCTGGCGGGACCTCCACAGCAGATTGTCGACAGGAGCGCACCTGTTCAATCGCCAACcgtcgcggcagctgcggtggATGCACCAACGCCAGTTGACGCTGGCGGTAGTGCTCCGTCGCAAGCACGCGAAGCGGTGAAGCACATCGAGGCTGGCGAGCCAGCTGTGGCGTGCCTCCTCCCTTCACGGCTTCCTTCATCTCCTCGGTGCTCTTCAGCAGTGCCGACACACATCTCGGTGGacaaggacgacgacgatgacgccgATACCGACGCAGAGTTGACGGTGGTGAtctcgccgccggcgtcgtgcgcTGTCGCTGGCATCGACCAAAGTGTAGCGGTGGCGGCTCTGCCCGCGCCTCCCCGACTCCCTGCATCGGCACACAACAAGCGCGTGAACGCGGCGAAGGCGTTTCTGAAGGGGATGGAGTCGCTGTTGGACAGCTAA